From the genome of Streptomyces sp. V1I1, one region includes:
- a CDS encoding very short patch repair endonuclease: MTDPWNPPAGSWASSAARRRNMQAIRSRDTKPERLLRRLLHAQGLRYRVAAKPLPDLRRTADIVFGPTKVAVFIDGCYWHGCPEHYVPPKTNPGYWSGKVAGNMARDRDTDRRLTEAGWTVLRFWEHESPDKCASAVLRVVLDRRKRLLERKLRSDE, translated from the coding sequence GTGACCGACCCATGGAATCCTCCAGCTGGCTCGTGGGCCTCATCCGCTGCCCGTCGCCGCAACATGCAAGCGATCCGCAGCCGGGATACTAAGCCGGAGCGGCTTCTTCGCCGCCTGCTCCACGCCCAGGGTTTGCGGTACCGCGTAGCCGCTAAGCCGCTCCCCGATCTGCGCCGGACGGCAGACATCGTCTTCGGGCCAACGAAGGTGGCCGTATTTATCGACGGCTGCTACTGGCACGGCTGCCCCGAGCACTACGTCCCACCGAAGACCAACCCTGGTTACTGGTCAGGCAAGGTCGCGGGCAACATGGCCCGCGACCGTGACACTGACCGCCGTCTCACTGAAGCCGGCTGGACGGTCCTGCGCTTCTGGGAGCACGAGTCACCCGACAAGTGCGCGAGCGCAGTCCTCCGCGTCGTCCTCGATCGCCGGAAGCGCCTGCTGGAGCGGAAGCTCAGGAGCGACGAGTGA
- a CDS encoding NaeI family type II restriction endonuclease, which yields MTDLTEDPSRGVHDTELELVAAHLASLDHDGQRFADVLRATLDQLLDGRRNGRYEYQKLHKTEKTHMGTLVEINLHREFEFDDGDVTDYRIAGVEVDCKFSQRIGGWEMGPEMVGHLCLVVTASDQNSSWRAGLVRATEMHLRSVQNRDAKRRLNEAGVAAIRWLWPEHGKLAENLLLHLDPETCKRIMNAEGRNQRHGQARIFQLFREVRVQGIILRRTIIETVGHGLDDPMKRARGNGGARDALRPDGILVLGHQDNDPLVARALGLPVPKKGELVAARVTPAPAIPDERPTAEVNGTYWVVARSEDEPIAAPVIPRKRAEGNL from the coding sequence GTGACAGATCTGACTGAAGATCCCTCTCGCGGTGTCCACGACACCGAACTGGAGTTGGTAGCCGCCCATCTGGCCAGCCTCGACCATGACGGCCAGCGGTTTGCTGACGTCCTGCGAGCGACGCTCGACCAGCTACTGGACGGGCGCCGCAACGGACGCTACGAGTACCAAAAACTGCACAAAACCGAGAAGACCCACATGGGGACTCTCGTTGAAATCAACCTGCACAGAGAGTTCGAGTTCGACGACGGAGACGTCACCGACTACCGCATAGCTGGGGTCGAGGTGGACTGCAAGTTCTCCCAGCGCATCGGGGGCTGGGAGATGGGCCCAGAGATGGTTGGCCACCTATGCCTGGTGGTAACAGCCAGCGATCAGAACAGTTCGTGGCGGGCCGGGCTTGTCCGCGCCACCGAAATGCATCTTCGCTCCGTTCAGAACCGCGATGCTAAGCGAAGGCTCAATGAGGCTGGTGTAGCCGCCATCCGCTGGCTCTGGCCCGAGCACGGGAAACTTGCGGAAAACCTGCTTCTACACCTTGATCCCGAAACATGTAAGCGCATCATGAATGCGGAGGGTCGCAATCAGCGGCACGGTCAAGCCAGAATCTTCCAGCTCTTTAGAGAAGTCCGAGTCCAAGGGATCATTCTCCGGAGAACGATCATTGAGACTGTTGGCCACGGCCTCGACGATCCGATGAAGCGTGCCCGAGGTAACGGGGGCGCCCGCGACGCACTGCGGCCAGACGGAATTCTGGTTCTCGGCCATCAAGATAATGATCCTCTGGTGGCTCGGGCATTAGGTTTGCCAGTTCCAAAGAAGGGTGAGCTTGTTGCCGCCCGCGTTACACCGGCCCCGGCGATTCCAGACGAACGGCCCACGGCTGAAGTCAATGGCACTTACTGGGTAGTTGCGAGGTCGGAAGATGAGCCGATTGCAGCGCCCGTCATTCCTCGGAAACGGGCTGAAGGTAACCTGTGA
- a CDS encoding SEC-C domain-containing protein produces MRPDTPADHITEAERLLRTAEQYPADHEPLLLQAVAHLELAGDRERASTLYDRMLAADPEHPLLIKALQAANLWEYGHEAEARALINGIRTAAPADAAPWEIIAETLESHDELEASHDCFTTALTLLLPAGDDEPVPYNIQSLLTGRHRVRRLLGLPHDEWDALADRGHASNISLDELHDPKRLWALGSDNPAELQAEIARLRSELGSYRSALSRPFPVAVLHWPESELNELLAAYPELESEYPTHTAHLTDLEASLRDLSSTGTGNLGIVTGTVPSYEAFAASEQSSPANADLLPQYATTLAARGRAVAWPPAKGASCWCGSGAAYRDCHGGPVQG; encoded by the coding sequence ATGCGCCCCGACACGCCTGCTGATCACATCACCGAAGCCGAGCGCCTGCTGCGTACCGCGGAGCAGTACCCCGCGGACCATGAGCCACTCCTCCTCCAAGCCGTGGCCCATCTCGAGCTGGCAGGCGACCGCGAACGCGCCTCGACCCTCTACGACCGCATGCTCGCGGCCGACCCCGAGCACCCCCTGCTGATCAAGGCCCTCCAGGCGGCGAACCTCTGGGAGTACGGCCACGAGGCCGAGGCCCGCGCCCTGATCAACGGCATCCGCACGGCGGCCCCGGCGGACGCCGCGCCCTGGGAGATCATCGCCGAGACGCTGGAGTCCCACGACGAGCTCGAGGCGTCCCACGACTGCTTCACGACAGCGCTCACCCTGCTCCTCCCCGCGGGCGACGACGAGCCCGTCCCGTACAACATCCAGTCCCTCCTCACGGGCCGCCACCGCGTCCGCCGCCTGCTGGGCCTGCCCCACGACGAGTGGGACGCCCTGGCCGACCGCGGCCACGCGTCGAACATCTCCCTGGACGAACTCCACGACCCGAAACGCCTGTGGGCCCTCGGCTCCGACAACCCGGCAGAACTCCAGGCCGAAATCGCCCGCCTGCGATCCGAACTGGGCTCGTACCGCTCGGCGCTGTCCCGCCCCTTCCCGGTGGCGGTCCTCCACTGGCCGGAGTCCGAACTGAACGAACTCCTCGCGGCCTACCCGGAGTTGGAATCGGAATACCCGACGCACACGGCCCACCTGACGGACCTCGAGGCGTCGCTGCGAGACCTGTCCTCCACGGGCACGGGGAATCTGGGCATCGTGACGGGGACGGTCCCGTCGTACGAGGCGTTCGCGGCCTCGGAACAGTCATCCCCGGCAAACGCGGACCTGCTCCCGCAGTACGCAACGACGCTGGCGGCAAGAGGCCGGGCGGTGGCGTGGCCGCCGGCGAAGGGGGCGTCTTGCTGGTGCGGGTCGGGGGCGGCGTACCGGGACTGCCATGGGGGGCCGGTGCAGGGCTGA
- a CDS encoding class E sortase gives MVDTVLLYGGSAGMSRFTGLVTWGISTYRAAVRERIPVVVQGRSSRRRATLAHGLWAGAEVAVTLGVVVLLLVVHQLWWTNRQAREGAEHRVQALEREWEGPAGDTGDRGEDVPQDTGDVVDETAPGGAAEPPVRDQPAARRTAPRWDQAYAVLRIPRLGVVAPVAQGIGKKGVLDKGYIGHYPQTAQPGEAGNFAVAGHRNTHGEPFRYINRLRGGDEIKVETRNGVYVYVVDQGVSQTSPRDTGVIARVPRSIVKPDAGYSEPGYYLTLTTCTPEYSSKYRLVVWGTLKSMSPR, from the coding sequence ATGGTGGACACCGTACTGCTGTACGGGGGTTCGGCGGGGATGAGCCGATTCACGGGTCTGGTGACTTGGGGGATCAGCACCTATCGTGCCGCCGTGCGGGAGCGGATACCGGTCGTGGTGCAAGGGCGCAGCTCGCGGCGGCGGGCCACGCTCGCCCATGGGCTGTGGGCCGGGGCCGAGGTCGCCGTCACCCTCGGGGTCGTCGTACTCCTCCTCGTCGTGCATCAGTTGTGGTGGACCAATCGGCAGGCCCGGGAGGGCGCCGAGCACAGGGTCCAGGCTCTGGAGCGGGAGTGGGAGGGCCCTGCCGGCGATACGGGGGATAGGGGGGAGGACGTTCCTCAGGACACGGGGGACGTGGTCGATGAGACCGCGCCGGGCGGAGCCGCCGAGCCCCCCGTCCGTGATCAACCCGCCGCGCGGAGAACCGCGCCCCGCTGGGACCAGGCCTACGCCGTCCTCCGCATACCCCGCCTGGGCGTCGTCGCTCCCGTCGCGCAGGGCATTGGTAAGAAGGGTGTCCTCGACAAGGGGTATATCGGGCATTATCCGCAGACCGCCCAGCCCGGTGAGGCCGGGAACTTTGCCGTCGCCGGGCACCGCAATACGCACGGCGAGCCCTTCCGGTACATCAACCGGCTGCGCGGCGGCGACGAGATCAAGGTCGAGACGCGCAACGGGGTCTATGTGTACGTGGTCGACCAGGGGGTGTCGCAGACCTCGCCCCGGGACACCGGAGTGATCGCGCGTGTGCCGCGCAGCATCGTGAAACCGGACGCCGGGTACAGCGAGCCCGGGTACTACCTCACACTCACCACCTGCACGCCCGAGTACAGCTCCAAGTACCGGCTTGTCGTATGGGGGACGTTGAAGTCGATGAGCCCGCGCTAG
- a CDS encoding DUF6412 domain-containing protein has protein sequence MTRLLRPAALLLLLLEVLLIDGGSLTAAVALAATATAAAGSALVVCAVISARCAPAVPRTRVRTAIRDREQRTAFLPQRDPDAKGRTRPRAPGRAVPTAA, from the coding sequence ATGACGCGGCTGCTCCGTCCCGCCGCGTTGCTGCTGCTTCTCCTCGAGGTCCTGCTCATCGACGGCGGCAGCCTGACCGCCGCGGTCGCGCTCGCCGCGACCGCCACCGCTGCCGCCGGTTCCGCACTCGTCGTCTGCGCCGTGATCAGCGCGCGCTGCGCACCCGCCGTGCCGCGCACCCGGGTTCGCACCGCCATCCGCGACCGTGAGCAGCGCACCGCCTTCCTGCCGCAGCGCGATCCCGACGCGAAGGGCCGGACCAGGCCCCGAGCGCCCGGGCGTGCCGTTCCGACGGCCGCGTAG
- a CDS encoding YidC/Oxa1 family membrane protein insertase, which produces MSVFASLVAHLADLLQPLFHASATAAAIVVFTALVRLAVHPLSRAAARGQKAKARLSPQIAELRKKHAKNPDRMQQALMELHAKEKVSPFSGCLPSLLQVPAFFLMYHLFSSGQIGGEPNGLLTHTLFAAPLGDRWTDALAHGGVFGGAGLVYVALFVIVAAVATYNYRRTKQQMAGATMDQQVPGMGAMVKVMPLLSFATLLTVAWVPLAAALYVVTSTTWTAVERAFLYRDMPVAGSLATAV; this is translated from the coding sequence ATGTCCGTTTTCGCCAGCTTGGTCGCGCACCTCGCCGACCTGCTCCAGCCGCTGTTCCACGCATCCGCCACCGCCGCCGCGATCGTCGTCTTCACCGCGCTCGTACGGCTGGCCGTCCATCCCCTGTCGCGGGCGGCCGCCCGCGGCCAGAAGGCCAAGGCGAGGCTCTCGCCGCAGATTGCCGAGCTGCGCAAGAAGCACGCCAAGAACCCGGACCGTATGCAGCAGGCGCTCATGGAGTTGCATGCGAAGGAGAAGGTCTCGCCCTTCTCCGGCTGCCTGCCGAGCCTGCTTCAGGTGCCCGCGTTCTTCCTGATGTACCACCTGTTCTCGAGCGGACAGATCGGCGGCGAGCCGAACGGCCTGCTCACGCACACCCTCTTCGCCGCGCCGCTGGGGGACAGGTGGACCGACGCGCTCGCGCACGGCGGGGTTTTCGGGGGCGCGGGGCTGGTGTACGTCGCGCTGTTCGTGATCGTCGCGGCCGTGGCGACGTACAACTACCGGCGTACGAAGCAGCAGATGGCGGGCGCGACCATGGACCAGCAGGTGCCCGGCATGGGGGCGATGGTGAAGGTCATGCCGCTGCTCTCCTTCGCGACCCTCCTCACCGTGGCGTGGGTGCCGCTGGCCGCCGCGCTCTATGTCGTCACCAGCACCACTTGGACGGCGGTCGAGCGGGCGTTCCTCTACCGGGACATGCCGGTCGCGGGTTCCCTTGCTACCGCGGTGTAA
- a CDS encoding fumarylacetoacetate hydrolase family protein, whose product MKLLRVGTPGAERPALLDQDGTTLRDLSGLVRDIDGELLADASALARIRAAADAGELPVLDADGLRTGAPVARIGKVVCIGLNYHDHAAETGAKAPAEPVVFFKAADTVVGPNDTVLVPRRSRKTDWEVELAVVIGRTARYVEDDEDPLSYVAGYAVAHDVSEREFQIERGGTWDKGKNCETFNPLGPWLVTADEVPDPQALSLKLWVNGALKQNGRTADQIFSVAEVVRYVSQFMTLYPGDVINTGTPAGVALGQPEPKPFLRAGDVVELEIEGLGRQRQELKDA is encoded by the coding sequence ATGAAGCTGCTACGTGTCGGTACACCGGGCGCCGAGCGACCCGCCCTGCTGGACCAGGACGGGACGACCCTGCGCGACCTGTCGGGCCTTGTCAGGGACATCGACGGGGAGCTGCTCGCCGACGCGTCCGCCCTCGCCCGGATACGGGCCGCGGCGGACGCGGGCGAGCTGCCCGTGCTGGACGCCGACGGTCTCCGTACGGGAGCGCCGGTCGCCCGGATCGGCAAGGTCGTGTGCATCGGGCTGAACTACCACGATCACGCGGCGGAGACGGGCGCCAAGGCCCCGGCCGAGCCGGTCGTCTTCTTCAAGGCCGCCGACACGGTGGTCGGGCCGAACGACACCGTGCTGGTGCCGCGCCGCAGCCGCAAGACCGACTGGGAGGTCGAGCTCGCGGTCGTGATCGGGCGTACGGCCCGCTATGTGGAGGACGACGAGGACCCGCTGTCGTACGTCGCCGGGTACGCGGTCGCGCACGACGTCTCGGAGCGTGAGTTCCAGATCGAGCGCGGCGGCACCTGGGACAAGGGCAAGAACTGCGAGACGTTCAACCCGCTGGGCCCGTGGCTGGTGACGGCCGATGAGGTCCCGGATCCGCAGGCGCTGAGCCTGAAGCTGTGGGTCAACGGCGCGCTGAAGCAGAACGGCAGGACCGCGGACCAGATCTTCTCGGTGGCGGAGGTCGTGCGGTACGTCAGCCAGTTCATGACGCTGTACCCCGGGGACGTCATCAACACCGGGACGCCGGCGGGGGTGGCGCTGGGGCAGCCGGAGCCGAAGCCGTTCCTGCGGGCCGGGGATGTGGTGGAGCTGGAGATCGAGGGTCTGGGCCGCCAGCGCCAGGAGCTCAAGGACGCGTAG
- a CDS encoding heme-degrading domain-containing protein translates to MTAPKPATPGPAPTPTPLTVDELVAQERRLTVRRFTNDDGWALGSMLVEMGYLRQAPVAIDIRRGAQQLFHCALPGSSADNDAWIDRKRRVVERYGESSFLVGARHRAKGTTFEESSRLDPDLYAAHGGSFPISVAGVGVVGTVTVSGLPQAEDHAMVVEALERFIAT, encoded by the coding sequence ATGACCGCGCCCAAGCCCGCGACGCCCGGGCCCGCGCCCACGCCCACGCCGCTCACCGTCGACGAGTTGGTCGCCCAGGAACGCAGGCTGACAGTGCGGCGGTTCACGAACGACGACGGCTGGGCGCTCGGCAGCATGCTGGTCGAGATGGGCTACTTGCGGCAGGCGCCGGTCGCCATCGACATCCGCCGCGGGGCGCAGCAGCTCTTCCACTGCGCGCTGCCGGGGTCGAGCGCGGACAACGACGCGTGGATCGACCGCAAGCGCCGGGTCGTCGAGCGGTACGGCGAGAGCTCGTTCCTGGTCGGCGCCCGCCACCGCGCGAAGGGCACGACGTTCGAGGAGTCCTCGCGCCTGGACCCGGATCTGTACGCGGCCCACGGCGGATCGTTCCCGATCTCGGTCGCCGGCGTGGGCGTCGTCGGCACGGTCACGGTCTCGGGCCTGCCCCAGGCGGAGGACCACGCGATGGTGGTCGAGGCGTTGGAGCGGTTCATCGCGACGTGA
- a CDS encoding Gfo/Idh/MocA family oxidoreductase, with product MTGTDTRSPLRVGLVGYGLAGSVFHAPLIAATEGLALDTIVTSNPERREQARAEFGDDMRFAASPDELWKRAGELDLIVIASPNKTHVPLATAALKAGLPVVVDKPIAGTTAEARELAALAEERGLLLSVFQNRRWDNDFLTLQQLIADGELGDVQRFESRFERWRPQLKGGWRESGDPEEIGGLLYDLGSHVVDQALTLFGPVVRVYAEADVRRPGAQTDDDTFMALTHANGVRSHLYMSAATAQLGPRLRVLGSTAGYVKYGLDPQEADLRDGKRPTPGKSWGVEPKSLWGRIGAGGTSQGEASGGESPQTGMGSPQGEARGEGSPVETVPGDYPAYYAGIATALRDGTPPPVTAHEAAAALDVLEAARRSAREGVTVEVSA from the coding sequence ATGACTGGCACCGACACCCGCAGCCCTCTCCGCGTCGGACTCGTCGGCTACGGCCTGGCGGGCTCCGTATTCCATGCCCCGCTGATCGCCGCCACCGAGGGCCTCGCCCTCGACACGATCGTCACCTCGAACCCTGAGCGGCGGGAGCAGGCCCGCGCCGAGTTCGGCGACGACATGCGCTTCGCGGCCTCGCCCGACGAGCTGTGGAAGCGCGCGGGCGAGCTCGACCTCATCGTCATCGCCTCCCCCAACAAGACGCACGTCCCGCTCGCCACCGCCGCGCTCAAGGCTGGCCTCCCGGTCGTCGTGGACAAGCCGATCGCCGGCACCACCGCCGAGGCGCGCGAGCTCGCCGCCCTCGCCGAGGAGCGCGGTCTGCTGCTCTCGGTGTTCCAGAACCGCCGCTGGGACAACGACTTCCTCACTCTCCAGCAGCTGATCGCGGACGGCGAGCTCGGCGACGTACAGCGCTTCGAGTCCCGCTTCGAGCGGTGGCGTCCGCAACTCAAGGGCGGCTGGCGCGAGTCCGGCGACCCGGAGGAGATCGGTGGTCTGCTGTACGACCTGGGCAGTCATGTCGTCGACCAGGCGCTGACCCTGTTCGGCCCGGTCGTGCGGGTCTACGCCGAGGCGGACGTACGCCGCCCGGGCGCCCAGACCGACGACGACACCTTCATGGCGCTCACGCACGCGAACGGAGTGCGCTCGCACCTGTACATGAGTGCTGCGACCGCGCAGCTCGGCCCGCGCTTGCGGGTGCTGGGCTCGACGGCCGGATATGTGAAGTACGGGCTGGACCCGCAGGAGGCCGACCTGCGCGACGGCAAGCGCCCGACGCCGGGCAAGAGCTGGGGCGTCGAGCCCAAGTCGCTGTGGGGCCGGATCGGCGCTGGGGGCACCTCCCAGGGCGAAGCCTCTGGGGGAGAGTCCCCGCAGACCGGCATGGGGTCTCCCCAGGGCGAAGCCCGAGGGGAAGGCAGCCCGGTCGAGACGGTGCCGGGCGACTACCCGGCGTACTACGCGGGAATCGCCACGGCCCTGCGCGACGGTACGCCCCCGCCGGTCACCGCACATGAAGCGGCGGCAGCGCTGGACGTCCTGGAGGCCGCGCGCCGCTCAGCCCGCGAGGGCGTCACGGTGGAGGTCTCCGCATGA
- a CDS encoding ROK family transcriptional regulator — MNRTVNGANLPVLRSRNAALVLDLLRTAGEGGISRIELAERTGLTPQAVSKITARLREGGLVVETGRRASTGGKPRTLLRLVPSAGHAMGLHLDRDELTTVLLDLSGTLVVARTVPLDLGAGAEAVLEAAAAEIEAVLATTATAEAEAVPSAGRVLGVGVAMPGPLDHWAGVPHRVTGFPEWDGFPLRDALGARLGLPVVLDKDTNAAALGLALRGPGGSFAYLHLGTGLGAGLVLGGALYRGARTGAGEFGHQVIQLDGPECGCGRSGCIEALCLAAVGRGDIDRAAGVLGIGAANLVELLDIDRVLLGGRAVTAAAEPFVRGVGERVRVPVALAEGGTHIVAEGAAQLVLAPLFGHAEASPTGPKIR; from the coding sequence GTGAACAGGACCGTCAACGGAGCGAATCTGCCCGTGCTGCGCAGCCGCAACGCGGCGCTGGTGCTCGATCTGCTGCGTACGGCCGGGGAGGGCGGCATCAGCCGGATCGAACTGGCCGAGCGCACCGGGCTCACTCCGCAGGCGGTCAGCAAGATCACCGCGCGCCTGCGGGAGGGTGGCCTGGTGGTGGAGACGGGCCGTCGCGCGTCGACCGGAGGCAAGCCGCGCACGCTGCTGCGCCTGGTCCCGTCGGCGGGGCACGCGATGGGCCTGCACTTGGACCGCGACGAGCTGACGACGGTCCTGCTGGACCTGTCGGGCACGCTGGTCGTGGCGCGTACGGTGCCGCTGGACCTGGGGGCGGGGGCAGAGGCGGTCCTGGAGGCTGCGGCGGCGGAGATCGAGGCGGTCCTGGCGACGACGGCGACGGCGGAGGCCGAGGCGGTCCCGTCGGCCGGGCGCGTGCTTGGTGTCGGTGTTGCCATGCCCGGGCCGCTCGACCACTGGGCCGGCGTGCCCCACCGCGTCACCGGGTTTCCCGAGTGGGACGGGTTCCCGCTCCGGGACGCTCTCGGTGCGCGGCTCGGGTTGCCCGTCGTGCTCGACAAGGACACCAACGCCGCCGCCCTCGGACTCGCCCTGCGTGGGCCCGGGGGCTCGTTCGCGTATCTCCATCTCGGTACGGGGCTGGGCGCGGGCCTCGTACTCGGCGGGGCGCTCTACCGGGGTGCGCGCACCGGGGCGGGGGAGTTCGGGCATCAGGTCATCCAGCTCGACGGGCCCGAGTGCGGCTGCGGCAGGAGCGGCTGTATCGAGGCGCTCTGCCTCGCCGCCGTCGGGCGCGGCGACATCGACCGGGCCGCGGGTGTCCTCGGGATCGGCGCCGCGAACCTCGTCGAGCTGCTCGACATCGACCGGGTGCTGCTCGGCGGCCGGGCCGTGACCGCGGCAGCCGAGCCGTTCGTACGGGGAGTCGGCGAGCGCGTCCGCGTCCCCGTGGCCCTCGCTGAAGGCGGCACGCACATCGTCGCGGAGGGCGCCGCGCAGCTGGTGCTCGCGCCCCTGTTCGGCCACGCCGAGGCGTCACCTACCGGACCGAAAATACGCTGA
- a CDS encoding HAD-IIA family hydrolase → MAERKPIESWLTDMDGVLIHEGVPIPGADAFIKRLRETGKPFLVLTNNSIYTARDLHARLARMGLDVPVENIWTSALATAQFLDDQRPGGTAYVIGEAGLTTSLHDIGYVLTDHDPDYVVLGETRTYSFEALTKAIRLINAGARFICTNPDETGPSAEGPLPATGAVAALITKATGKDPYFAGKPNPLMMRTGLNAIGAHSETSAMIGDRMDTDVLAGLEAGMETFLVLTGLTTPEAVDRYPFRPSTVVDSIADLVDRI, encoded by the coding sequence ATGGCAGAGCGCAAGCCGATCGAATCCTGGCTCACCGACATGGATGGTGTCCTGATCCACGAGGGCGTGCCGATCCCGGGCGCCGACGCCTTCATCAAGAGGCTGCGGGAGACCGGGAAGCCGTTCTTGGTGCTGACCAACAACTCCATCTACACCGCGCGCGACCTGCACGCACGGCTCGCCCGGATGGGCCTGGACGTGCCCGTGGAGAACATCTGGACCTCGGCGCTGGCCACCGCGCAGTTCCTGGACGACCAGCGTCCCGGCGGCACGGCGTACGTCATCGGTGAGGCGGGTCTGACCACCTCCCTGCACGACATCGGCTATGTCCTGACCGACCACGACCCCGACTATGTGGTGCTCGGCGAGACCCGTACGTACAGCTTCGAGGCGCTCACCAAGGCGATCCGGCTGATCAACGCCGGGGCCCGGTTCATCTGCACCAACCCGGACGAGACCGGCCCCTCCGCCGAGGGCCCGCTGCCCGCGACCGGCGCGGTCGCGGCGCTGATCACCAAGGCGACCGGCAAGGACCCGTACTTCGCGGGCAAGCCGAACCCGCTGATGATGCGGACCGGGCTGAACGCCATCGGCGCGCACTCCGAGACCAGCGCGATGATCGGCGACCGGATGGACACCGACGTGCTGGCCGGACTGGAAGCGGGTATGGAGACCTTCCTGGTGCTCACCGGGCTCACCACCCCCGAGGCCGTCGACCGGTATCCCTTCCGGCCTTCCACGGTCGTCGACTCGATCGCGGATCTCGTCGACCGCATCTGA
- a CDS encoding class F sortase, which translates to MSSADRPAGNGRLLTGVAWAVLLLGLWLWGREMTDGPGGSSAPTTGDVAAVGRPLGVPLPPAHDPLDPARPDQVSIPSIGITAPVVPRGLDVTGAVDPPPYAMPHTVGWYDSGTQPGAAGTALLVGHVDTETKPAVFYGLSSARPGEKVQVTRADGSVAEFTIDDVQVVDQDRFDAQKVYGPRKDGRAELRLITCGGTFDRETRAYTANVVVSAYLTGVTKG; encoded by the coding sequence ATGTCCTCCGCCGATCGCCCGGCCGGGAACGGCCGGCTGCTCACCGGAGTGGCCTGGGCGGTACTCCTGCTCGGGCTCTGGCTCTGGGGCCGTGAGATGACCGACGGCCCCGGCGGAAGCTCCGCGCCCACCACCGGCGACGTGGCCGCGGTCGGCCGGCCGCTGGGCGTGCCGCTGCCGCCCGCCCACGACCCGCTGGACCCGGCCAGGCCGGACCAGGTGTCCATTCCGTCGATAGGGATCACCGCCCCGGTCGTCCCGCGCGGCCTGGACGTCACGGGCGCCGTGGATCCGCCGCCGTACGCCATGCCGCACACGGTCGGCTGGTACGACAGCGGTACGCAGCCGGGCGCGGCGGGCACGGCGCTGCTCGTCGGCCATGTCGACACCGAGACGAAACCGGCCGTCTTCTACGGTCTGAGCTCGGCCCGGCCGGGCGAGAAAGTCCAGGTGACCAGGGCCGACGGCTCGGTCGCGGAGTTCACCATCGACGACGTCCAGGTCGTCGACCAGGACCGGTTCGACGCGCAGAAGGTCTACGGCCCGCGCAAGGACGGGCGCGCGGAACTGCGGCTGATCACCTGCGGAGGCACCTTCGACCGCGAGACCCGCGCGTACACCGCCAACGTGGTCGTCTCTGCCTACCTGACCGGGGTCACCAAGGGTTAG
- a CDS encoding glycoside hydrolase family 6 protein — protein MYGSWSGRRARAGAVAAGAVLLLAGCSSDDGKDRRPAASQQPKGNDPYWVNPDGNAAKQVAAYRNDGDDKNAELIKKIADQPVGEWIGPDNPGAEAKGYTEAAAKADRDALLVLYNIPHRDCGQFSKGGAADGSAYRAWVDQVATGIGDRRATVILEPDAVLHLVDSCTPQEFHEERFDLLKDAVERLKRQPNTKVYLDAGNAGWSQPDALFDPLQRAGIEAADGFAVNVSNFYPTAASKEFGQKLSAKVGGKHFVIDTSRNGNGPYTSGDPKENWCNPPGRALGEAPTTDTGDPLVDAYLWVKRPGESDGDCRGGPKAGEWWPEYALGLARATN, from the coding sequence ATGTACGGCAGTTGGTCCGGCCGACGTGCCAGGGCGGGGGCGGTCGCGGCGGGGGCGGTGCTGTTGCTCGCAGGCTGTTCCTCCGACGACGGCAAGGACAGGAGACCGGCGGCGAGCCAGCAGCCCAAGGGGAACGATCCGTACTGGGTCAACCCCGACGGCAACGCCGCCAAGCAGGTCGCCGCCTACCGCAACGACGGCGACGACAAGAACGCCGAGCTGATCAAGAAGATCGCCGATCAGCCGGTCGGCGAGTGGATCGGCCCGGACAACCCCGGGGCCGAGGCCAAGGGCTACACCGAGGCGGCCGCAAAGGCCGACCGGGACGCGCTGCTGGTGCTCTACAACATCCCGCACCGCGACTGCGGACAGTTCTCCAAGGGCGGCGCGGCCGACGGCAGCGCCTACCGCGCCTGGGTCGACCAGGTCGCGACGGGCATCGGCGACCGGCGGGCCACGGTGATCCTGGAGCCGGACGCGGTGCTGCATCTGGTGGACTCCTGTACGCCGCAGGAGTTCCACGAGGAGCGCTTCGACCTGCTCAAGGACGCTGTGGAGCGGCTGAAGCGGCAGCCGAACACCAAGGTGTACCTGGACGCGGGCAACGCCGGCTGGTCCCAGCCCGACGCGCTCTTCGATCCGCTCCAGCGGGCGGGCATCGAGGCGGCGGACGGCTTCGCCGTCAATGTCTCCAACTTCTATCCGACCGCGGCGAGCAAGGAGTTCGGCCAGAAGCTCTCCGCGAAGGTCGGCGGCAAGCACTTCGTCATCGACACAAGCCGCAACGGCAATGGCCCGTACACCAGCGGCGATCCTAAGGAGAACTGGTGCAATCCGCCGGGCCGCGCGCTCGGCGAGGCGCCGACCACGGACACCGGTGACCCGCTGGTCGACGCGTATCTGTGGGTGAAGCGCCCGGGGGAGTCGGACGGGGATTGCAGGGGCGGGCCCAAGGCGGGGGAGTGGTGGCCGGAGTACGCGCTCGGCCTGGCCCGCGCGACGAACTAG